In one window of Thermoplasmata archaeon DNA:
- a CDS encoding threonine synthase: MGYVRGLRCRECGAEYPPAQLTVCDACFGPLEVAYEFDAVREAFRREALAARSRDLWRYRELLPVFDETAKVDLQVGFTPLRRAENLGKALDLRDVWVKDDTVNPTYSFKDRPVAVAVAKAREWNLPAVGCASTGNLAAATAAAAAKARLPCYVFAPASLEPGKLLVPRIYGATVVAVDGTYDEANRVALLAADRRGWGFVNINLRPYYAEGSKTLLLETWEQLGFDLPGVIIVPLGSGLLLTSVDKGIRELRELDEVSGDATRLVGTQASGCAPIVRGFEAPDGRPRPVKRPETIAESLAIGDPASGYEAIQAMRTTRGFADAPNDAEILGGQGLLARTEGVFTEPAGGTTVATLKRAREDGRIDRDERVVLLVTGNGLKAPGVWRETFPPLTPVPPTPAAVDAFLGGIGHG; encoded by the coding sequence ATGGGCTACGTGCGCGGACTTCGTTGTCGAGAGTGCGGCGCGGAGTATCCTCCGGCGCAGCTCACGGTCTGCGACGCCTGCTTCGGCCCGCTCGAAGTCGCGTACGAGTTCGACGCGGTGCGCGAGGCGTTCCGTCGCGAGGCGCTGGCCGCCCGGTCCCGCGACCTCTGGCGGTATCGGGAGCTCCTGCCCGTCTTCGACGAAACCGCGAAGGTCGACCTCCAGGTTGGCTTCACGCCGCTCCGGCGCGCCGAGAACCTCGGGAAGGCCCTCGACCTCCGAGACGTGTGGGTCAAGGACGACACGGTCAATCCGACGTATTCGTTCAAAGACCGGCCGGTCGCCGTGGCGGTCGCGAAGGCTCGGGAATGGAACCTCCCCGCCGTCGGCTGCGCATCGACCGGCAACCTCGCCGCGGCCACGGCCGCCGCCGCGGCGAAGGCGCGCCTCCCTTGCTACGTCTTCGCCCCCGCCTCCCTCGAGCCGGGGAAGCTGCTCGTGCCGCGAATCTATGGGGCCACGGTCGTCGCGGTCGACGGGACGTACGACGAGGCGAACCGCGTCGCGTTGCTCGCCGCGGATCGTCGCGGTTGGGGGTTCGTGAACATCAACCTGCGACCGTACTACGCGGAAGGTTCCAAGACGCTCTTGCTCGAGACGTGGGAGCAGCTCGGGTTCGACTTGCCCGGCGTGATCATCGTGCCCCTCGGATCCGGCCTGCTCCTCACCTCGGTCGACAAGGGAATACGAGAACTCCGCGAGCTCGACGAGGTCTCCGGGGATGCGACGCGGCTCGTGGGGACGCAGGCCTCGGGCTGCGCCCCGATCGTCCGGGGCTTCGAGGCGCCCGACGGACGACCGCGTCCCGTCAAGAGGCCCGAGACGATCGCAGAGTCCCTGGCCATCGGCGATCCCGCGTCCGGCTACGAAGCGATTCAGGCTATGCGCACGACGCGCGGCTTCGCGGACGCTCCGAACGACGCGGAGATCCTCGGGGGACAGGGGCTCCTCGCCCGGACGGAGGGCGTGTTCACGGAACCGGCGGGCGGCACCACCGTCGCGACCCTGAAACGGGCGCGCGAGGACGGCCGGATCGATCGCGACGAGCGCGTCGTGCTGCTCGTGACGGGAAACGGGCTGAAGGCGCCCGGTGTCTGGCGGGAGACGTTCCCGCCGCTGACGCCCGTCCCGCCGACGCCCGCGGCGGTCGATGCGTTCCTCGGAGGGATCGGCCATGGTTAG
- a CDS encoding MoaD/ThiS family protein, with translation MVRLVLASPIAVATQGEREIDLEFEGTLAQLFEIVTGRYGRQFHQRIFDGDGRLKRFVNVYVNGEDARYIKGLETPIPRDATVDLLPAIAGG, from the coding sequence ATGGTTAGGCTCGTCCTCGCCTCTCCCATCGCCGTCGCGACGCAAGGCGAGCGGGAGATCGACCTGGAATTCGAGGGGACGCTCGCCCAGCTCTTCGAGATCGTCACGGGCAGGTACGGTCGGCAATTCCACCAACGGATATTCGACGGGGACGGTCGGCTCAAGCGGTTCGTGAACGTCTACGTGAACGGCGAGGATGCTCGGTACATCAAGGGTCTCGAGACGCCGATCCCACGCGACGCGACCGTCGACTTGCTCCCCGCCATCGCCGGCGGATGA
- a CDS encoding homoserine kinase, translating to MASGWVHARAPATIANVGPGFDVFSLAVRGLSDDVAIRPANEDSLAVTGLGAGSIPTEFAHNTAGIVIEALRQRTHVRQPLAVRVQKGIPPGRGLGSSAASCAAAALAFLKAFPRSRSLGVQGFIQAAVEGEASVAGRHYDNVAGALLGGFVAIASTEPLVLARESVSPRIAIAIAIPDVVLKTADMRRLLPETVPLRDAVGNIGRAATLALALSRGDAALAGRCLEDRLVEPARSAAIPGFEDARAAALAAGAAGFAMSGSGSTVFALASTRVAAWTAAERMCKAFESGGHRADPLATTVDNSTPLAAVAPKALSRFSIAPPPRDTSLGR from the coding sequence ATGGCGTCGGGCTGGGTGCACGCCCGCGCGCCGGCCACGATCGCGAACGTCGGTCCGGGGTTCGACGTGTTCAGCCTGGCGGTGCGGGGGCTGTCCGACGACGTCGCGATCCGGCCCGCGAACGAAGATTCGCTGGCGGTGACGGGTCTCGGCGCCGGATCGATCCCGACGGAATTCGCCCACAACACGGCGGGGATTGTGATCGAGGCCCTCCGCCAGCGCACCCATGTGAGGCAGCCTCTCGCGGTCCGCGTGCAGAAAGGAATCCCGCCCGGGCGGGGGCTCGGGAGCTCTGCGGCCTCGTGCGCCGCGGCGGCGCTGGCTTTCCTGAAGGCGTTCCCTCGTTCGAGGTCCCTCGGGGTCCAGGGCTTCATCCAGGCCGCCGTCGAGGGCGAAGCGTCCGTCGCGGGCCGCCACTACGACAACGTCGCCGGGGCGCTCCTCGGCGGGTTCGTCGCGATCGCCTCGACCGAGCCCCTCGTTCTGGCCCGCGAATCCGTGAGCCCGCGGATCGCCATCGCGATCGCGATCCCCGACGTCGTGCTCAAGACCGCGGACATGCGGCGGCTCCTCCCCGAGACCGTCCCGCTGCGGGATGCCGTCGGAAACATCGGGCGGGCCGCCACGTTGGCGTTAGCGCTCTCGCGGGGCGACGCGGCCCTCGCGGGTCGCTGCCTGGAGGACCGCCTCGTTGAGCCCGCCCGGTCCGCAGCGATCCCGGGCTTCGAAGATGCACGGGCGGCAGCCTTGGCGGCCGGCGCCGCGGGATTCGCGATGAGCGGATCCGGTTCGACGGTGTTCGCGCTGGCCTCCACCCGCGTCGCGGCGTGGACCGCGGCGGAAAGGATGTGCAAGGCGTTCGAATCTGGCGGGCATCGGGCCGACCCGCTCGCGACCACGGTGGACAATTCTACGCCGCTCGCCGCGGTCGCGCCGAAGGCCCTCTCGCGCTTCTCGATCGCTCCTCCCCCGAGGGACACGAGCCTGGGCCGGTAA
- the ilvB gene encoding biosynthetic-type acetolactate synthase large subunit, with product MRGSRVALEILKEHGVEVVFGHPGGAVLPLYDDLYDAGVRHILTRHEQNAAHMADGYARVLRRPGVAIATSGPGATNLITGIATAYMDSSPVLAITGQVATTVMGNDAFQEVDAFGMMMPIVKHNWRVESADDIPRVFRDAFYLATHGRTAPVHIDLPLDVQRAEVDDAKVQEKYTPRKTTRQDLSRLVDAVRFLEEADAPVILVGGGARWSQAGADILRLAEMIQAPVVTTLMGKGAVPEDHPLVLGPVGMHGKMVATYVLNNCDTILALGTRFSDRSTGKLSEFGKQQRIVHVDIDPSEVGKNVPHVVGLVGDVGVAVHALIAGLENRALRKRTVWMDRVRGLKRECNCDFNHSGSPILPQKIIWELNRTLPDDAIVTTEVGRHQMWAEHFFEVRRKRMFITSGGLGTMGFGFPAALGAKVAMPDRFVMDIAGDGSFQMTMKELATARENRINVGVILFNDHYLGMVQQWQRMFYGERYSAVYLGELPDFTKIADAYGCGSVRVERQGELAEAILRSQAAETPFLIDVAIDADEDMLPIMPPGTSAKEVILGPRCIWKGGATVADPVPARP from the coding sequence ATGCGGGGATCGCGCGTCGCGCTGGAAATCCTGAAGGAGCACGGCGTCGAGGTCGTGTTCGGCCATCCGGGCGGGGCGGTCCTCCCGTTGTACGACGACCTGTACGACGCCGGCGTGCGGCACATCCTGACGCGCCATGAACAGAATGCGGCGCACATGGCCGACGGGTACGCTCGCGTCCTCCGGCGGCCGGGCGTCGCGATCGCGACCTCGGGTCCCGGCGCGACGAACCTCATCACGGGCATCGCGACCGCCTACATGGACTCCTCTCCGGTCCTCGCGATCACCGGCCAGGTCGCGACGACGGTCATGGGCAACGATGCGTTCCAGGAGGTCGACGCGTTCGGCATGATGATGCCCATCGTGAAGCACAACTGGCGGGTCGAGTCGGCGGACGACATCCCGCGGGTGTTCCGCGACGCGTTCTACCTCGCGACCCACGGCCGGACGGCCCCGGTGCACATCGACCTGCCGCTCGACGTGCAGCGCGCGGAGGTCGACGACGCGAAGGTCCAGGAGAAGTACACCCCGCGGAAGACCACAAGGCAGGATCTCTCGCGGCTCGTGGACGCGGTCCGGTTCCTCGAGGAGGCGGACGCGCCGGTCATCCTGGTCGGCGGCGGCGCCCGCTGGTCTCAGGCCGGCGCCGACATCCTGCGGCTCGCGGAGATGATACAGGCGCCCGTCGTCACGACGCTCATGGGGAAGGGCGCGGTGCCCGAGGACCACCCGCTCGTCCTCGGCCCCGTCGGGATGCACGGCAAGATGGTCGCCACATATGTGTTGAACAACTGCGACACGATCCTCGCTCTCGGCACCCGCTTCTCCGACCGGTCGACGGGCAAGCTGTCGGAATTCGGTAAGCAGCAGCGGATCGTCCATGTGGACATCGATCCGTCCGAGGTCGGGAAAAACGTGCCGCATGTCGTCGGCTTGGTCGGTGACGTCGGCGTGGCCGTCCACGCCTTGATCGCGGGACTCGAGAACCGCGCGCTCCGGAAGCGGACCGTCTGGATGGACCGGGTGCGCGGCCTCAAGCGGGAGTGCAACTGCGACTTCAACCACAGCGGCTCCCCGATTCTGCCGCAGAAGATTATCTGGGAGCTCAACCGCACGCTCCCGGACGACGCGATCGTCACGACAGAGGTCGGACGACACCAGATGTGGGCGGAGCACTTCTTCGAGGTCCGTCGGAAGCGGATGTTCATCACCTCCGGGGGCCTCGGGACGATGGGCTTCGGCTTCCCCGCCGCGCTCGGCGCCAAGGTCGCGATGCCGGACCGCTTCGTCATGGACATCGCGGGCGACGGTTCGTTCCAGATGACGATGAAAGAGCTCGCGACCGCGCGGGAGAACCGCATCAACGTGGGCGTGATCCTCTTCAACGATCACTACCTCGGGATGGTCCAACAGTGGCAGCGCATGTTCTACGGGGAGCGATACTCGGCGGTGTACCTCGGGGAGTTACCCGACTTCACGAAGATCGCGGACGCCTATGGCTGCGGCTCCGTTCGCGTGGAACGGCAGGGGGAGCTTGCCGAGGCGATCTTGCGTTCGCAAGCCGCAGAGACGCCGTTCCTGATCGACGTAGCGATCGACGCGGACGAGGACATGCTCCCGATCATGCCGCCCGGCACGTCGGCGAAGGAGGTCATCCTCGGGCCTCGATGCATCTGGAAGGGAGGTGCGACGGTTGCAGATCCTGTCCCTGCTCGTCCATGA
- the ilvC gene encoding ketol-acid reductoisomerase, whose amino-acid sequence MANLYYEKDADVHTLDGRAVAVVGYGIQGRAQALNLHDSGADVVVGVRPDGDSWTMAKKDGLEVLPIADAVAASDVVMMLIPDEVQPEVYAKDIAPALRKDAALDFAHGFNIRYGTIVPPKHVDVIMVAPKAPGAAVRENFVRGFGVPALMAIHQDATGDARKIALAIAKGLGSTKVGVIETTFTEETETDLFGEQVDLCGGVSELIKTSFDVLVDAGYQPELAYFEVLHELKMIVDLIQAGGIEHMWAGVSNTAEFGGRTRGPRVIDPHVRKNMQGLLKDVKSGAFARDWIDEYRKGMPTLTKARKEAPDSTLERVGRDVRRMFR is encoded by the coding sequence ATGGCGAACCTATACTACGAGAAGGATGCGGACGTCCACACGCTGGACGGCCGCGCGGTGGCGGTGGTCGGCTACGGGATCCAGGGGCGGGCGCAGGCGCTGAACCTGCACGACAGCGGGGCCGATGTCGTGGTCGGCGTCCGGCCCGACGGAGACTCGTGGACCATGGCGAAGAAAGACGGACTCGAAGTCCTCCCGATTGCCGACGCCGTCGCGGCGTCCGACGTCGTCATGATGCTCATCCCCGACGAAGTCCAACCCGAGGTGTACGCGAAGGACATCGCGCCGGCGCTACGGAAGGATGCGGCGCTCGACTTCGCGCACGGGTTCAACATCCGCTACGGCACGATCGTGCCGCCGAAACACGTCGACGTCATCATGGTCGCGCCGAAAGCGCCGGGCGCGGCCGTCCGCGAGAACTTCGTGCGCGGATTCGGCGTGCCCGCGTTGATGGCGATCCACCAGGACGCCACGGGGGACGCGCGAAAGATCGCGCTCGCGATTGCGAAGGGCCTTGGCTCGACGAAGGTCGGCGTGATCGAGACGACCTTCACGGAGGAGACGGAGACCGACTTGTTCGGGGAGCAGGTCGACCTCTGTGGCGGCGTGTCGGAACTCATCAAGACGTCGTTCGATGTCCTCGTGGACGCGGGCTACCAGCCCGAGCTCGCCTACTTCGAGGTCCTGCACGAGCTCAAGATGATCGTCGACTTGATCCAGGCGGGCGGGATCGAGCATATGTGGGCCGGCGTGTCGAACACGGCGGAGTTCGGAGGGCGTACGCGCGGCCCGAGGGTGATCGACCCGCACGTCCGCAAGAACATGCAAGGCCTCCTCAAGGACGTCAAGTCGGGCGCGTTCGCGAGGGATTGGATCGACGAGTACCGGAAGGGAATGCCGACCCTCACGAAGGCGCGCAAGGAGGCGCCGGACTCGACGCTCGAACGGGTCGGCCGCGACGTGCGCCGCATGTTCCGCTGA
- the ilvD gene encoding dihydroxy-acid dehydratase, translating to MVDPKRLKHRSWEVTEGPERAPARAMMRGMGLTDADLARPLVGVSNTWNEATPCQLNLDRVARRVKAGVREAGGTPREFMTITVSDGIAMGHEGMRASLVSREVIADSIELMMHAHRYDALVACAACDKSIPGSIMAMARLNVPSIFTYGGPMLPGKFEGRDVTIQDVFEAVGAFAAGTMSAAQLAELERTACPGAGTCAGLFTANTMASCAEALGVALSGDAAIPQVDPEREAHSEEVGHAVMKTLELGIKPRDCLTYEAFENAITLDAAMGGSTNAVLHLLAIAHEAHVSLELDAFDRIARKTPHLVSMKPGGAYVMADLHRAGGVPGVLRRLLEGGRLHPDALTVTGATMAQRLRSAPMEIPGDIVRPIVDPISSTGTIAILRGNLATEGAVVKTAMVRRLSHRGPARVFDGEQAAFEAAQQRAIQPGDVVVIRYEGPKGGPGMREMLAITAALVGQGLGDEVALVTDGRFSGATRGLMVGHVSPEAWDGGLLAGVRDGDSIEVDVPKRTLRLDLVDDEARRRLTGWTRPAPRYVSGALAKYARLVGSASQGALCG from the coding sequence GTGGTCGATCCGAAGCGACTGAAGCATCGCAGCTGGGAGGTCACGGAGGGTCCGGAGCGGGCGCCGGCGCGCGCGATGATGCGGGGCATGGGCCTCACCGATGCGGATCTCGCGCGGCCCCTCGTCGGCGTCTCGAACACGTGGAACGAGGCGACCCCGTGCCAGCTGAATCTCGACCGGGTCGCACGGCGCGTGAAGGCCGGCGTCCGCGAGGCCGGCGGAACGCCGCGCGAGTTCATGACGATCACGGTGTCGGATGGGATCGCGATGGGCCACGAGGGCATGCGAGCGTCCCTCGTGAGTCGCGAGGTCATCGCGGACTCGATCGAGCTGATGATGCACGCGCACCGCTACGACGCCCTCGTCGCGTGCGCCGCATGCGACAAATCGATCCCCGGTTCGATCATGGCGATGGCCCGGCTGAACGTGCCGTCGATCTTCACATACGGCGGCCCGATGCTCCCGGGGAAATTCGAGGGCCGCGACGTCACGATCCAAGACGTCTTTGAGGCGGTCGGCGCCTTTGCCGCCGGGACGATGTCCGCCGCTCAGCTGGCCGAACTCGAACGGACGGCGTGTCCGGGTGCGGGCACGTGCGCGGGGCTCTTCACCGCGAACACGATGGCGTCGTGCGCGGAGGCGCTCGGCGTCGCATTGTCCGGGGATGCGGCGATCCCCCAGGTGGATCCGGAACGGGAGGCGCACTCCGAGGAAGTCGGCCACGCTGTCATGAAGACGTTGGAACTGGGCATCAAGCCGCGGGACTGCCTGACGTATGAGGCGTTCGAAAACGCGATCACGCTCGACGCCGCGATGGGGGGATCGACGAACGCGGTCCTGCATCTACTCGCGATCGCCCACGAGGCCCACGTGTCCCTCGAACTCGATGCGTTCGACCGCATCGCCCGGAAAACGCCGCACCTCGTCAGCATGAAGCCCGGGGGTGCATACGTGATGGCGGACCTCCACCGGGCCGGGGGGGTTCCCGGCGTGTTGCGACGCCTCCTCGAGGGAGGTCGCCTGCATCCCGACGCGCTCACGGTGACCGGGGCGACGATGGCGCAGCGGTTGCGCAGCGCTCCCATGGAGATCCCGGGCGACATCGTGCGACCTATCGTGGATCCGATCAGCTCGACCGGGACGATCGCGATTCTTCGCGGCAATCTCGCAACCGAGGGGGCCGTCGTCAAGACCGCGATGGTCCGGCGCCTGTCGCATCGGGGTCCGGCGAGAGTGTTCGACGGCGAGCAAGCCGCGTTTGAGGCCGCGCAGCAGCGGGCGATTCAGCCCGGGGATGTCGTCGTAATCCGGTACGAAGGGCCGAAGGGCGGGCCCGGGATGCGGGAGATGCTCGCGATCACCGCGGCCCTCGTCGGTCAGGGACTCGGCGACGAGGTGGCCCTCGTCACGGACGGCCGTTTCTCCGGGGCGACGCGCGGCTTGATGGTGGGCCACGTCTCACCCGAAGCCTGGGATGGCGGATTGCTCGCCGGGGTGCGCGACGGAGATTCGATCGAAGTCGACGTCCCGAAGCGAACGTTGCGCCTGGACCTAGTGGACGACGAGGCCCGGCGGAGGCTCACGGGATGGACGCGCCCGGCACCTCGATACGTCTCGGGAGCCCTTGCGAAGTATGCGAGGCTCGTCGGATCGGCATCGCAAGGCGCCCTGTGCGGGTAG
- the proC gene encoding pyrroline-5-carboxylate reductase, whose translation MIGIAGVGKMGEALVRGLVTGRVVPPSRVLVSDAIPPRAKEIAGKYGVGYVETTSALAGRSDVLVLAAKPKDMPALVDSIAGHVKEDGLVVTLAAGVRTAFVERVLKGRGRVVRIMPNLACAVGEGASAFALGKTATDRDALVVEEMFGSLGRVTIVDEPMLDAVTGLSGSGPGFIAALAHSMIDGGVRSGLPRDVATKLALQTMKGTAELLLIDGLEPMKLYEMVATPNGTTMAGWSVMESRGVPQAISDGIVAASRRAAELAEETARAHG comes from the coding sequence GTGATCGGGATCGCAGGCGTGGGCAAGATGGGCGAAGCGCTCGTCCGAGGCCTCGTCACGGGCCGCGTCGTGCCGCCGTCGCGGGTCCTGGTGAGCGACGCCATCCCGCCTCGCGCGAAGGAGATCGCGGGGAAGTACGGCGTTGGCTACGTCGAAACGACGTCGGCGCTCGCCGGTCGATCCGATGTCCTCGTCCTTGCGGCGAAGCCGAAGGACATGCCGGCGCTCGTCGACTCGATCGCCGGCCATGTGAAGGAGGACGGCCTCGTCGTCACGCTCGCGGCGGGCGTCCGCACGGCGTTCGTCGAGCGAGTCCTGAAGGGCCGGGGCCGCGTCGTCCGGATCATGCCGAATCTGGCGTGCGCCGTCGGCGAAGGCGCCTCGGCCTTCGCGCTCGGCAAGACCGCGACGGATCGCGACGCGCTCGTCGTCGAGGAGATGTTCGGGTCCCTCGGCCGCGTGACGATCGTGGACGAGCCGATGCTCGATGCGGTCACGGGGCTCAGCGGGAGCGGACCGGGCTTCATCGCGGCCCTCGCCCATTCCATGATCGACGGCGGCGTCCGGTCCGGATTGCCTCGGGACGTCGCGACGAAGCTCGCGCTGCAGACGATGAAAGGGACTGCGGAACTCCTGTTGATCGACGGCCTCGAGCCGATGAAGCTCTACGAGATGGTCGCGACCCCGAACGGGACGACGATGGCCGGGTGGTCCGTCATGGAAAGTCGAGGGGTTCCGCAGGCGATCAGCGACGGCATCGTCGCCGCGTCGAGGCGCGCCGCGGAGCTCGCCGAGGAGACGGCACGGGCGCACGGCTAG
- the pheT gene encoding phenylalanine--tRNA ligase subunit beta has translation MTNVEVPHGDLIDLLGKQLSLEECVDRITFMGAGPEGVEGDVMTFDIFPNRPDLYSVEGIARALRGYLGIEPGLPAYSLASSEIDFVVDPSVADVRPYAVGGIVRGLEMDDALLRSLVDLQEKLHLTVGRRRKKVAIGIHDVDRVTPPFAYRAVAPESVRFTPLGLAEEMDLADILTRHEKGREYAHLVSSKPRFPLITDAHGEVLSFPPVINGIRTQLTSETRNLFIDVTGTDLDAAQGCLTIVATSLAERGGRIETVRTRYADRTIETPNLSPTDHAVHLDRANALLGLPLRPEQAADLLARMRHDARPDGETIRVRSPAYRLDLLHEDDLTEDLAIAWGYDRYPRGLPRRQTIGVSLVSNDLSEALRELLIGYGYQEVMSLTVASARDSFTTPLRAIIANPFSEDFTTLRSSLLPALLNIFRLNKHRELPQRIFEIADVVLEARNVRRFAAAAMHHKASFTEAKSLVLSLMRDVGREADVEAVEDDNFIPGRAAVVRSEGRDLGRFGEIHPRILDAYALVQPVIAMELDAEPLLPSR, from the coding sequence GTGACGAACGTCGAGGTGCCCCACGGCGACCTGATCGACTTGCTCGGGAAGCAACTCAGCCTCGAGGAGTGCGTCGACCGCATCACGTTCATGGGCGCGGGGCCCGAGGGCGTCGAGGGCGACGTGATGACCTTCGACATCTTCCCGAACCGGCCCGACCTGTACTCCGTCGAAGGGATCGCGCGCGCCCTCCGCGGATACCTCGGGATCGAACCGGGCTTGCCGGCGTACTCCCTCGCTTCGTCCGAAATCGATTTCGTCGTGGACCCGAGCGTCGCGGATGTCCGGCCGTATGCGGTCGGCGGCATCGTGCGAGGGCTCGAGATGGACGACGCGCTCCTCCGCTCCCTCGTCGACCTCCAGGAGAAGCTCCATCTGACGGTCGGGCGCCGCCGCAAGAAGGTCGCGATCGGGATCCACGACGTCGACCGGGTGACGCCGCCGTTCGCCTACCGGGCCGTCGCCCCGGAGAGCGTGCGCTTCACCCCGCTCGGGCTCGCCGAGGAGATGGACCTCGCCGACATCCTGACGAGGCATGAGAAGGGCCGCGAATACGCGCATCTCGTCTCCTCGAAGCCGCGGTTCCCGCTCATCACGGACGCGCACGGCGAGGTCCTGAGCTTCCCGCCGGTGATCAACGGCATCCGGACGCAGCTCACGTCGGAGACGCGGAACCTGTTCATCGACGTCACCGGCACGGACCTCGACGCGGCCCAAGGCTGCCTCACGATCGTCGCGACGTCCCTCGCGGAACGAGGCGGTCGGATCGAGACCGTCCGCACGCGGTACGCCGACCGAACGATCGAGACGCCGAACCTGTCGCCGACCGACCATGCGGTCCACCTCGATCGGGCGAACGCCCTCCTCGGTCTGCCCCTCCGGCCGGAGCAGGCGGCGGACCTGCTGGCCCGCATGCGCCACGACGCACGGCCGGACGGCGAGACGATCCGGGTGCGGTCGCCGGCGTACCGTCTCGACCTCCTGCACGAAGACGACCTCACGGAGGACCTCGCGATTGCGTGGGGCTACGACCGGTACCCGCGCGGCCTGCCGCGGCGACAGACGATCGGGGTGTCGCTCGTGTCGAACGATCTATCGGAGGCGCTCCGCGAACTGCTGATCGGGTACGGCTACCAGGAAGTGATGTCCCTGACCGTGGCCTCTGCGCGAGACTCGTTCACGACCCCGCTCCGAGCGATCATTGCGAATCCGTTCTCCGAGGATTTCACGACGCTGCGCTCGTCGCTCCTCCCCGCGCTGCTGAACATCTTCCGCTTGAACAAGCACCGGGAACTCCCGCAGCGGATCTTCGAGATCGCGGACGTCGTCCTCGAGGCGCGCAATGTGCGGCGTTTCGCGGCCGCCGCGATGCACCACAAAGCCTCCTTCACGGAAGCGAAGTCGCTCGTGCTCAGCTTGATGCGCGACGTGGGCCGCGAGGCCGACGTGGAGGCGGTGGAGGACGACAACTTCATCCCCGGACGAGCGGCCGTCGTGCGGTCGGAGGGACGCGATCTCGGTCGATTCGGCGAGATCCATCCGCGGATCCTCGACGCGTACGCACTCGTGCAACCGGTCATCGCGATGGAACTCGATGCGGAGCCATTGCTTCCCTCCCGATGA
- a CDS encoding crosslink repair DNA glycosylase YcaQ family protein has translation MSEKAIETSLESARRLAVMKQHLAGNVPQRPTREHILSVVRDLCYVQWDPIDAVAPSHVISFWSRIGNFRLSDLDGLLWETKELFLHWTPIASIVLTEDYPIYASMMKRYPESLSDSWGGQKKRARAFLAAHVELRRRILSDLKRGPLELSEFRDYVRTKRSTNGWSSGSDVSAMLFHLLMSGDVMIVGHRGYQNIWGLSEEFLPPQVKRQALTEEEFEREAAQRAIRALGTATPREIHLYFPRGRYLNLKKTLAQLQEASVIHRVHVADLGGRDERYVHDQDVPLLESMRSDGWQPRMTLLAPFDTLINSTGRTDRLFGFHYIHENFLPPNKRKFGTFVHPILWGDRLIGRVDLLLDKQNEKLLVKSVHAERGAPGDKDVSSKIGKTIEAFAGFLGAKEVVYPARVPTAWKNSLH, from the coding sequence TTGAGCGAAAAGGCCATCGAGACATCCTTGGAATCGGCGAGGCGTCTGGCGGTCATGAAGCAGCACCTCGCGGGCAACGTGCCGCAAAGACCGACGAGGGAGCACATCCTGTCCGTGGTGCGCGACCTTTGCTACGTTCAGTGGGACCCCATCGACGCCGTCGCACCGTCCCATGTCATCTCCTTTTGGAGCCGCATCGGGAATTTCCGGCTGTCGGACCTCGATGGATTGCTGTGGGAGACGAAGGAGCTCTTCTTGCACTGGACTCCTATCGCATCCATCGTGCTCACGGAGGACTATCCAATCTACGCTTCGATGATGAAAAGGTATCCGGAGTCCCTCTCCGATTCTTGGGGAGGACAGAAGAAGAGAGCGCGGGCTTTCTTGGCCGCGCACGTCGAACTGCGGAGGCGAATATTGAGTGACCTCAAGAGGGGACCGCTTGAACTCAGCGAATTCAGGGACTACGTCCGGACGAAGAGAAGTACCAACGGATGGTCTTCCGGAAGCGACGTCTCGGCCATGCTCTTCCATCTCCTGATGAGCGGAGATGTGATGATCGTCGGCCACCGGGGATACCAGAACATCTGGGGCCTCTCCGAAGAATTCCTGCCGCCTCAGGTGAAGCGGCAAGCCCTGACCGAGGAAGAATTCGAGCGTGAGGCGGCCCAAAGGGCCATCCGTGCCCTCGGGACCGCGACACCCCGCGAGATCCACCTGTACTTTCCACGCGGCCGATACCTGAACTTGAAGAAGACCCTCGCGCAGCTGCAAGAAGCATCTGTCATCCACCGGGTTCACGTCGCCGACCTCGGTGGCAGAGATGAGAGATACGTCCATGATCAAGACGTCCCACTCCTCGAATCGATGCGTTCGGACGGGTGGCAGCCGAGGATGACCCTGTTGGCTCCTTTCGACACTCTCATCAACAGCACGGGCCGGACGGATCGACTGTTTGGCTTCCACTACATCCACGAAAACTTCCTTCCGCCGAACAAAAGGAAATTCGGGACCTTCGTGCACCCGATCCTGTGGGGGGACCGGCTCATCGGCAGAGTTGATCTGCTCCTGGACAAGCAGAACGAGAAGCTCTTGGTCAAGTCGGTCCACGCGGAGCGCGGCGCTCCCGGCGACAAGGATGTCTCCTCGAAAATCGGCAAGACGATCGAGGCGTTCGCGGGGTTTCTCGGGGCGAAGGAAGTCGTATACCCAGCCCGCGTCCCAACGGCGTGGAAGAATTCCCTTCACTAG